Genomic segment of Pygocentrus nattereri isolate fPygNat1 chromosome 26, fPygNat1.pri, whole genome shotgun sequence:
cagagctgctggagaagACTGACCACGCTGACGACAAGGAAGAGAGCAAAGCATAAAAAAGTAAGTTTTATAACTCACTCAGGACACTGGGCTGTTGTCAGAGGGTTATCGTGGAGATCTGGGGCGCTGCTGTCGATCCCATCACCGCAGACCCCTCCAACCCTGAAAATATAACACTGTGCAGACATGCGTTCAAACAGTGGGATTCACTATTAGATGCAAGACTGACTCCCTTTACAAGAAATGTGCTAATGTGCAATTGATTTTGCACAGTTcacattatcatcatcatcatcgttaactgcTAGGATCACGGTACAGTTCACattatgtcttgttttttttatttatgtttttattaatatgttaaattcagtagcTGAACAGTAATCTTGCTGTAAaatttgcagaagtgtgttctctgtataggATATGTACTTGTTTTTAAGTCAAATCAATTTTAAATAACTAAAACATGCAACTTATTCAGGGGCacccaaatttttgcatatgtttgtatacatatacaccGACTCCCTAATTCGGCTCCTCTAACTGCAGACATGTTATTCAGATGTAAACCTTCAAACAAACTATGCAGTAACTAGTAAATGTTAATACTAATATGTTATGTGGTAATGAGAGTGTAGAATTGAAGTATGAACATAGAGTACTGGTCTTAGTTTCTGCATGAAATGTTAGAAAAAGTAAAGTAATCGTTCCTTGTATGTCCCTAATATAtactatgtttccaaaagtattcactcacccatccaaattgttgaattcaggtgttccaatcacttccatggttacaggtgtataaaaccaagcacctaggcatgcagactgcttctacacacatctgtgaaagaatgggttgctctcaggagctcagtgaattccataGTGTGTGGATGCCACTTGTGCAACAAGTctagttgtgaaatttcctcgctactaaatattccacagtcaactgtttccatggccgagcagctgcatccaagctttacgtCACCAAATGCAAtacaaagcgttgaatgcagtggtgtaaagcaccgccactggactgtagagcagtggagacgtgttctgacaaatcacgcttctgcgtctggcaatccaatggacgagtctgagtttggtggtgccaggagaacgttacttgtctgactgcattgtgccaagttgTGGAGGggagattatggtgtggggttgtttttcaggagatgggctccgccccttagttccagtgaaaggaactcttaatgcttcagcagacaaagagattttggaaaatttcatgctcccaacttgtgggaacagtttggggatggccacttcctgttccaacatgagcaccagtgcacaaagcaaagtccataaagacatggatgagcgagtttggtgtggaagaatttgactggcctgcacagagtcctgacctcaacccgatagaacacctttgggatgaattagtgcggacactgtgagccaggccttttggtccaacatcagtgtttgacctcacaaatgtgcttctggaagaatggtcaaaaattcccataaacacactcctaaacattgtggaaagccttcccagaagagttgaagctgttatagctgcaaagagtgggttgacatcatattaaaccctatggattaagaatgggatgtcactcaacttcatatgcgtgtgaagacagatgactgaatacttttggaaatatagtgtattgaGTGAAAAAACATTCCTTCATTCTCTTCATCTCTATATTAAAATTGTCTGAGTGTTTGGTTTTGTCATCACTTTATTAATGATCCtatgcacccccccccctctctctctgtctctctctctctctctgtgttccaGTGCATATATTAATTAGGAAATTCCAGCCCTCAGACCATGAGGCTGTGACAGCTTTGTTTCAAGATGGAATCCAGGAGCACATCATCCCGTCCTTCACTCACGCCATTTCTCAGCCACTCCACATCACTGTGACCCTGTGCTTTTTCACTGTGGGCTATATACTGGGTGGAGGATCAGTTGTCCTGGCCCTGCTGGCTGGAGGTTTGTGGATAGGTCTgctgtactactgctgctatGAGTTCTATGCTGGTTATGTCCGATTAAAGCTTAACACAGACATGCGGGACATTGCAGGCTTCTACCTCAGCAGTCCAGATAACTGCTTCTGGGTCGCTGAGGCTGAAATCAACGGCCAACCTCAGATCATGGGTATAGTGGCTGTGGAGGGCAAAGAACCTCCAGACAGTGGGCAAAAGTATGGAGAACTTTTCCGGATGAGTGTATCGTCCGCATCTCGCCGCACTGGCCTCGGCTGGCGACTCGGTCAAACGGTCATAAACTTTTGTAAAGAGCGAGGGTTCTCGAAGATTGTGCTTCACACTAGTTCTACACATTCAGCAGCTGTGGCTCTCTACTATAAGATGGGCTTTAAACTTGTGCAAACTCCTGAGGAAGATGAAGCTCCTTGGTGGGTCCTCTGGCTGGTCAGAGTTTCACTCCTGAGGATGGAGAAAATCCTACAGCCATGTAAAGACATGTAGATGATCTCTGAAATGTAAGTCTTTTTAATATAGAATTGGCTAGAAAACCTAGAAAACCTTTTAATTATTCAAAGGAtccttttgagtgttcatggttatatATTGAACCCTTTTTTTGATAAAAAAGAAATCCTACTTGTTAAAGTCCTGCTTACTGTTAAACTAATTAGGTTACCTTAAATTCCTTGTATGGTACATTGGCATTAATTAAAACAGtcctattctattctattctattctattctattctattctattctattctaaataCATTAACTGTCAGCAATTCATTGTatggccaccagaggtctcaCTCCCCGGAGTACTAGCCTTGTTCCCACCAAACCACATGAGCCTAATTTCTGTAATCGGCCGCACCTTAAATACTCCTCTCTTTCAGCCAAACAGCATGAAGTACTGCCAGTTCCCTTGCGTCCGCATACTGAGAGTTTTTGGATGAACTACCTGTATTGCGTTTCTGAATCTCTGCCTGGACTTTTGGATTTTTGCCTTTTGCCcctgtgttttggatgtttggtTTTTGGATGGACTTACTGTTTTTGGCCTGTTTTTTATGCCTTTTGACCATGAGATTTGTATTGCCCCTTTAACTATTAAACCTGCACATGGATTCTTCTTCGGATTCCAAGTCTGATGTGTCACATTAACAACTAAGTGTgtaagaataataaaaacatgttaaatgcatccaaacatgtcatttaactCCAAAGTATGCTCTgacacaaaaatgacattttgcaaACACAATTATATTTCTAATTATAAATATAAGAGTTGACTGAGAAAGCCGGGGAGCTCTTCAGTGGGTATGACATATTCAAATGAACTGATCTTAGCTATCTTTAACACAGTCACTAAAACTTATACAAGAAAATGTAAGTGTTGCTAGTTTTGTATTAGTAAAGGCTGTTCATGCATGAAATCTCAAAAGTAAATTTCAATTGAAACAGTTAAAAGACTGTTAGACTGCCAGTCTCCTGATTTTCTTTGCGCTTTGGCGTGAGGTTAACCTCAGAttatgtatgagtgtgttaaTCTCTTgatcattttctctgttttttatcTGTCCTTTTAATAAGGTTTCCTTTTTCATGTTCCTGCAATTCTGACAAACATTTTTCTTATTAAATCGTATGATCTATTTCAGTATGTGGTCTTTTTTTTAGTTCTGGGAGTTATACTGCATCACAGAAATGATATTGACATGAATATGGGTTATGCTGAATATTAGTTATGCTGTGGTAAATTACCCGACGCACGAAACAAAGCAAGTGTGTTTGACTTACAATTTTAAAAGCATATCAGCAAATAAAATTTAGGTCTGAAGTTTCATTTCTCCTCTTATCTCATTTAAAGGAATGAACTAGTGaactaaagcatttgggaaattaACCCTTGTGGTAGAGACCGACTTATTAGGTTATTTTGTTATGAAACAATGAGTCTCAATTACCAACCATTCTTAATaactttcttcttaaaacccactcacTCAGTTTTCACAaggattctgacattcactgaTGCTTTCTTATTTGGGCTTTGTTCTTAGGAAAGAACAGAGTCTAGGTTCActcacaaaggtgagaacagttctgtaaTTTatgaacacatcatgaatctgaatTTTTCTTAGGGCTCTTCTCAGGAGCAAATTCAAGAACAAACTTGTATTTGTCTTAGTAAATTGGTAAACTTGGTCTTATTATTGAGTGAAGCCCATTGTTCTGTACATTAATGCATTTCCTGCCccaaaacatgaaacatgagAACTTTGTACTTTGACTTTTTAAATTATACTTAAGTAGTGCCAGTACACACTGTGGAGTCTTCAAATAAGTGACCCCTAGGCTTACAGCTGGAGATCTGCAGGCCTCTTCTGCGTTCACAAATCTGATGTGtaaaactgtaataaacacCTCTGTGAGTGAATCTTCTCAGTAGATCCACCATCTATTATCATAGGCACTTAAGCTTGTTAGTCTGCCATTGTGTATGTAAATTTAACAATGCAAGCAActtaaaaaacttaaaaacctaaaaaaaaaaactttaaaaaatggagagaaaacgttttaaaacaaagacacagaaacagacaccCCACTTTCATATGGACATTTCAAACCCCAATTATCAGCATGACCACTGTCCagtttgaaatgaaatgcttGTTCACAACAAGGCCTCGAATGTGTGCTTCACCTAAAACTATTTGTTATGAGGTACGATTACGTGATAATGAACAACACACAATACCTGGTACTGATCAAAATAATGTCAAACTCAAAATGAATTCATTCCTTTGCGAAGTTAGATGAAATGTTTGTTCTAAGGAAAGCTGTGAATGTGCTGCACTTTATTTGTGATAAGATttttagtaaaaacaaaaaagtttataaaatatttctttgaaaCATTCTTTAAAATTTGGATAAAATCTggtttaaatcagttttttttgtttagaatGTACTGTTTATTGGTC
This window contains:
- the LOC108415094 gene encoding probable N-acetyltransferase CML1, which gives rise to SYAPPPLSLCLSLSLCVPVHILIRKFQPSDHEAVTALFQDGIQEHIIPSFTHAISQPLHITVTLCFFTVGYILGGGSVVLALLAGGLWIGLLYYCCYEFYAGYVRLKLNTDMRDIAGFYLSSPDNCFWVAEAEINGQPQIMGIVAVEGKEPPDSGQKYGELFRMSVSSASRRTGLGWRLGQTVINFCKERGFSKIVLHTSSTHSAAVALYYKMGFKLVQTPEEDEAPWWVLWLVRVSLLRMEKILQPCKDM